One Triticum dicoccoides isolate Atlit2015 ecotype Zavitan chromosome 3B, WEW_v2.0, whole genome shotgun sequence genomic window, TGGCATCTCCAACACCGCTTGCCCTCTTGAGGGCGCCGCCTTGAAGATCGTGATCCCTCTCACTCTTCCTTGAGGCTGGACGTGCACGACATCGTGGTCGGCAGCTGCCCGGCTGGTGGTGCGGTTGTTGCGTTGCGACTTGTGTGGCGATGATGATGGTTGCAAGATGAGCAGGGGCGCGGCTTGCCTTCGTCATCGACCGTCTGGCATGTTCCTGAGGTTGAAGTCGGAGCTGCGGTATTGCAGGGCGACACTGCGACAACGATGCCAAGCAATGGGCAGATTGGACTCTGTCGGTGCAAGGCGTGCTCCTTTTCTCCTGCGAGGCTCGTCATCAAAGTCGGAGCTGCCTCGTCCTCGACGCGTGCGGTCGATTGTTTGGCCTAGGCCGGCAGGGTTCCGTGTACCGTTCGTTCGGAGGGGTCTTGACGAGTCGTCAACGACGAAGTCGGAGTCGCTTGCTCGGGCAGAGGTGATGACGATGACATTGCGGGCAGCCTCGACGTTGTCCTTTCCTCGGCGGTGTGTGTGGGTCTCGTGGGTGCCAGGTCGGCCGTGTGCCTTCTCTGTGGGCATGTTGTAACGGTTTTCTCCCATGTTTCAAAAAAGCATGACAAGGTAAATGAACTCCATCCATTCTCATCTGGGCAACTCTCTTCGACCTTTCTTAATGAATTGGGCCCTAAGGCCGCGTTTCAAAAAAATGAACTCCATCCATTCTCATCCCTAGTACTGTATTATAATAGACCAAGAGGCACACTCATGACAATCAAGTGTTCCTATGCCTGCAAGGCACAAGGTAGATTGCATGTACATTTCTGCAGCACACACTCGTATAGTTGCTGCCTTTAAACTAAAACTTTAGCCCGTACAGCCATGCATTAAGATTCAGTTCTGATGAGCCATATATTACCTAAAGTACCAATAGTCGCCATCATTATCATAAGATTTAGTCCGATTCGAGAGTGGCATAGGGTAAAAATGAGGTAACAATAAAAGCTAGCAAATAGTATATGTTCAGCCAGTAGTACAGCAAACGCTAGACTGACTTACTTTGAGAAAAATATAGACTGGGATCAGAATTAATTCACCCTAGTGCCTCCAAATAAGCATGACAAGGTCTTCCCCGATTTCAATGAATCATCCCAAAATAAACCCCAAACCAcccagaagaagaaaagaaaattaTTGAGTACACAAAATAATACTTAAAAAGATTTATATGTTCAACCATTGGCCCTGTTGCCATGAATTTTCTAGACAGTATCATGTTTCGGCAAAGCTGAAATCCATTATTTGCTCCTCTCTTTTTTTCCCAAAAGGAAATGCAAGCATCCATTCTCAACTTAATAATTTGagacaataaaaataaaaaatgcatgaataattctgAATAATTAGAAAACCTTGCCAAAGGACCAGAAAACTTATGTATGAAGCACATTTGTTGCCATCTTTTCTATCCTTGTATTATCTGTTGCCATCTTATTTTAGTGGAATCGGTTACCACCAGACAAGCTTTGACTGTTGAACAGAAGTAGGCTTTCAAGAATTATCTAGCAACAGATCAAACTGTTCACAGTTCACAGCAGAGAATTTAAGTTTTCATTGGTTATAGAAAAAACTTGATTGCCTGTTTACTGTTGTGCTAATTTCATGTGCGTTGCTCTGAACCGATGAAATTCAACCAGATTTATTGGACTTCACATCTGTTACTCACAACCATATTTTTTTCAACGAGATTCAGAAGCTTAGCAGATTCAGACCAGTTATAGAAAGCTCAACCAGATTCAGAAGCCTAACAGCAATCACCGTTACATCAAGATCAATTTTTTCAACCAGATTCAGAAGCTTATCATATTCAGACAGGTTATAGAAAAGCTCAACCAGATTCAGACGCACACCCAGACCGGTTATTCAGACGCGTAAAATGGAGCCATTTTAGCCAACTGCATTTCTAGCACGCCATCAGGATAGACATTGTTCGTCCATCAAGTAATTTCCATGCTAGAGTAACTGAATCACTGATTGCTCAAGTCAAAGAATTACATGACCAGGAACACATAACTAAGTTTCCTGCAACTGATTACATAGTAACACAATAGTTAAGCTAAGTCAGTGCCACTGCAATGAAATAATTAACCAGTGGCACTCCATCTATCAGATGCTACATCAAGCTAATTAACTTATCAGCGACACAAAGCCAGGGTGCTCTGCTCCTTTGGGCTTTCTGAACCACCGGTGCTCGAGCGCTTCTGCCGCCGTGATCCTCTCGGCGGGGTTGAAAGCAAGCAGGCCGGTGAGGACCTCACGCCCGGCTTCCGAAAGCTCCTCGAAGAACTCCAAGTCGAGCTTCCCCGTAGAAGTGATCTGATCTCGCAACTTGTAAATCTCGGCGAGCAGCTCCTCCTCTGTCTCCACCACGAAGAGGGTCCCGCCGGCCAACATCTCCGCCATGATGCACCCAAGCGCCCACATGTCCACGGCCTGGCTGTAGTATCGGTTGCCTTCCAACTGCTCCGGCGATGTGTAAATCAGGGTGCCGACACAGCACTCCTCATAGGGCACTCCGGCCGGCTTCGCCCGGATCGCCGACCCAAAATCACCAACCTTGAGCCCGCCGAAGAAGCCGACCATGACGTTCTCCGGCTTGAAGTCCCGATGGATGATGCCGGCTCCATGTATCTTCTTTGCAGCATCCAGGAGCTGCTCCATCATCACGCGGGTCACGTCCTCGGATACAGGCCTCCAGAGTGACTCGCGGAGGGTGCGGCCGTCGGCCACGAGCTCCATGACGAGGAACACGTCCCCTGTCTCGGCATCCGTCGCCACATCCAAGATCTCGATAATCGACTCGTGACCCCGGCACGCGCCGAGGCAGCCGGCCTCGCGGGTGATCGCGCGGATGTCGGGCGGGCCGTGTCCGCCGGCCCTGTTGCCGTGGACCCACTTGACGGCGACTTTCTTGCCGGTGCGGCGGTCGCGCGCCTTGAGCACCTGGCCGTAGGTGCCTTCTCCAAGCACCTCAAGCTTCTCGTAGTCGGAGATGCTCCCGAACGCATATCGGGGCTTCTTGCCGCCATGGACGCGCGGTTCCTGTCCCGCcgctgttagaagggagagagagggattgttacgcaatatgatggatgtattattgagttttgagggcgagtatatattgagtacaagacttggagGGGAAGATGCCTCTCCGGGAGATAAGGTAGGAGACGGATTACAAATCCTAGACTATCAAATACATGTATctcaaatatatctctaacatcccTCGCAGTCGTAGCGGTAGCGTTGCGAACAACAGGAGCGTCGCGGACGGTCAGACTGGAGAGAGTAGCAGCCGACAGGCTGACATCCCCCCACAGTCGTAGCGGGATCGTCGTGGACAGTGTCGCGTTGCGGACGCGTTGACTGTAGAGGAAGCCGACGAGTTACTCAAGCGGATGATAACCCTTTTGTGTCGATGTTGACATAGCCGAGAGCGTAGGgcggtgtagccgtggtcgaggtagtcgtgcgaagaacgccgtggtcgatgtcgagtcggggtagccggtgtcgagggagtcgccgtggagccgtgggcgcaaggaggcgccgagtttgtcatgggcgcagtggtgtcgaagaagTGGTGCGCCGGGAAGGAGAAtcgtgttgacgacgcgtcgcgccggGTTTGCCAACCCCGAGGACACATCGTAGATGAAGGCATGCGCCGGTGTTGCCAGCAcaaggcatgcgtagacggacgaagacgaagttgacgaagcgccgcaccaggcttgccggGCCCggtgacacgtcgtggacgaaggcacgcaacgGTGTTGccggcaccgggcatgcgtagactgggacctgcacgagctgtacgccatgtcgaagaagtcggagaggccagcagagaaggactcgacgacggttgcggcgccaatcggcgcgGAGCCAATGTCacccgcggttgtcggagtagatgaagcgatcggggtagatgacggcgacgctggcgacgggctggtggctggacgaagacgaagggggtggacgggcggcgatGGAGGCTACGGAGGTAGCGGCGGCAGCGGCCAAAGAAGAGTGGCGGCGGCCTGACAGaggcagcggcggctaggttaggagtgcggcggcgaTGCTTGAaataggcgaagaaccctgacagcatgacgaagaccgacgcggacggtggcgttcccgcgccaagggagacggcgcggcgcataccacaggaggtcgacgcgcggtgacggcgAAGTGGACCGCATGTCGcgacgctacggcccgaagggacgACGTAgtggcggcgggcaggtcggggcgacggcgggaagacctcggggcggcggcggggaccgcgggccgcgacgctgcggcccaaaggggcgacgcaatggcggttcgcgagtcggtgcagccgcggggacggcctcggggcggcggtggggacCGCGTATCGCGACACTGCGGCTCGAAGGGGCGACGGAGCGGCGACGCACGAGTCGATGAagccgcgaggagaaccacggggcggcggcgctgcggcccgacggggcgacgcagcggcagcccgatgctcgatcagtgaagaggcgcgctgaactcggggacgatcttcacgggacctgcggaggcgcgcgtaaccaacgggccaggtcggtcgcgcggcgtagacgaggcggatcgcggcggcgagtgggtgatcaagccgatcgcgcgcgaggtcggggacgccgctcggtggaggagtggtggcggcggagtccgggaTGAGGCCGGCGATGGCGGGCGGCAGGGcagctatgattggccgccgcatgacgcgaggccgccgggttgtagtgatgcaggagtcccggtcggagtAGGGCGGTGACAGCCGGtgtagatcgacgggcgggccggcgcgcaaacgtcggctatgattggccgccgcatgacgcgaggccgccgggttgTAGTGATGCAGGAGTCCTGGTCGGAGTAGGGCGGTGACAGCCGGTGTAAATCGACGGGCGGGCCGGCGCGCAAACgtcggctatgattggccgccgcatgacgcgaggccgccgggtcggggcgaccggcgggcagacgcgcggaggacgcgcgaggccgccgggtcggtgaagacGCCGGTGTAGTCGATGCCGAagtcggagtagaggcgcacggggtcgacggcggcggcgggcgacgcaaaccgatcaagcagatcggaaaaccaaaaagaaaaacgccGATCAAAGTGACCGACGAGAGAAAtccggatcaaaggatcgggaaaaaagACTCTttagggcagccggccaacacggccggcggacgaaccaTAGGTACGGGCGACGCGCCCcctggcggcggtcatggaggccgaccgccccgggggcggcgcgcgggtgcggaagcggcggcggctagggtttggatcgtgattaggctgataccatgttagaagggagagagagggattgttgcggaatatgatgaatgtattattgagcctcgagggcgagtatatattgagtacaagacttggaAGGCAAGATACCTCTCCGGGAGATAAGGTAGGAGACGGATGACAAATCCTAGACTACCAAATACATGTatcccaaatatatctctaacagcCGCCAGGCGCTTGCGGATGGCCGCCGGCATGATCTGAGCTTAGAACGCACGCCGAGAGCAGATCAGAGCAGAGGGGCGGGGATTCGCGTGCGTCGGGAGCAGAGGAGATCGATGTGGATGAGAAGAAGGATCGAGGATGAGGATTGAGGAGGATAAGGATCGAGGACGGGAAGGATCGAGGCTGTTTTATGGGCTGGGGCTGGCAGCGCGCGTCTCCGAGTTGGCGCGGGATTCAGACAGATTTCGTACGCGTCGCGTTTACGCGCGTGACGCTCGCAGTCGCAGGGACAGCTAATACGGGTTTTTTCCCTTAAAAACAAAACTAATTTAGGTTTTTCTTTCCGATCTATCCAGCCGTtcatcatttatttttattttttattttcgcgttttctctcccttttttgttcccttttatttattttttattttctattgTAACAAATACAAGATTGAAAGAAAATGTTGAAACACTTCTTAAAATTCAAGAATTATTTTAACCGTGTGAACACTTCCTAAAAATTAGTACATGAATATTTCTATAATATACATCAACACTTTTTTCCCATCAAGTCAAGGTTTTTCAAATGTGTGAACACTTCTTTCCCCCTTTTCTATATGAAAatatatgaatattttttaaacatGTGAAAAGTTTTTTTTATGTAATACATGAAAATTTATTTCAAAGGCATGAACACTTTTTAAATTACATGAAGATTTCTAAATGTGAGGATACTTCTTTTAATTATAGAAACATTTTTAAGTACATAATGATTAAACAAtaatacatgataaacatttttttagttATACTATGAACATATGAAAATGTGATCAATATTTTCTTAATGCATGcttgaacatttttaatacatgataaAACATTTTCATGAAATACActatgaacattttcttagtacGTGATGACCATTATTTTAGTACTAGTTGAACAACTTTCAATACAttgtaaaaaatattttaaaaatatatagTTTGTAGAACATTTCaacaatatatataaaaaaggtgaaTGAAAGAACAAAGAGTAAATAACCAGGAAAATGTACAAAGCATAGCATGTACCTGTAAACGGTAACGACGAGGTGTTGTTCATAGGCTTGGCCCAACTCCTCACATGTTCAGGGACAAATCACATTGAAATTGCTAGGTCACCCGCAACCCATCTTGGGAGCTCCTACTCGCCGCTCTTTGCGGCAAAGCGACGTAGTTTTACACAGGCGGTCTACGACTGGGCCAGCCCATGACCGCAAGCGAACCTCTCTAGCTCCAAAAAATAAATACAACATCGCTAGGAATCAAACCAGCGATCTGTTCCTACAGAGCTCAAGCCGCGACCAGCTGACCTAGCGAGTTTATACGCTTAGGCAGCAGCGTCAAGCATTAAATAAACAATAGGCATCGCATATCCGAattattttcaaaattttgaaagcaattttttttaaaaagctgAGTGTTTTCTGAAATGCAAACACTCTTAAAATTTGCTAATTGTTTTACAAAACTGATACATTTCTCGAAATCAC contains:
- the LOC119279650 gene encoding putative cyclin-dependent kinase F-2, whose amino-acid sequence is LTAAGQEPRVHGGKKPRYAFGSISDYEKLEVLGEGTYGQVLKARDRRTGKKVAVKWVHGNRAGGHGPPDIRAITREAGCLGACRGHESIIEILDVATDAETGDVFLVMELVADGRTLRESLWRPVSEDVTRVMMEQLLDAAKKIHGAGIIHRDFKPENVMVGFFGGLKVGDFGSAIRAKPAGVPYEECCVGTLIYTSPEQLEGNRYYSQAVDMWALGCIMAEMLAGGTLFVVETEEELLAEIYKLRDQITSTGKLDLEFFEELSEAGREVLTGLLAFNPAERITAAEALEHRWFRKPKGAEHPGFVSLIS